Proteins encoded together in one Monomorium pharaonis isolate MP-MQ-018 chromosome 8, ASM1337386v2, whole genome shotgun sequence window:
- the LOC118646940 gene encoding proline-rich receptor-like protein kinase PERK10 has product MPRSRRGGRKRQIKRLKWRLIEAGTFDPRIFDRPPPPDASPRRHGSPGPFELPPPQPTPCTRLVAPAPPCHNAPPPNLAPFRRPPPRLPPGTDTAPIRAPTRPAKVDRQARPPLRQGPRITSDEAFVGSLPKFALSGKATPRSIEAYKRLLKPLEGAPPLKRRKQAGEQ; this is encoded by the coding sequence ATGCCACGGTCTCGCCGAGGGGGAAGGAAGCGGCAGATCAAGCGGTTAAAATGGCGTCTCATCGAGGCAGGAACGTTCGATCCTCGCATCTTCGATCGACCTCCGCCCCCCGACGCCTCCCCGAGACGCCACGGATCACCGGGCCCGTTTGAGCTGCCGCCTCCACAGCCTACCCCCTGCACCCGACTAGTGGCCCCGGCACCACCCTGCCATAACGCACCACCACCAAACCTCGCTCCCTTCAGGCGCCCGCCGCCCCGGCTACCCCCAGGGACCGACACCGCCCCTATACGAGCTCCCACGCGTCCCGCAAAGGTGGACCGCCAGGCCCGTCCACCCCTGCGGCAAGGCCCCCGCATAACAAGCGACGAGGCCTTCGTCGGGTCGCTCCCGAAATTCGCCTTATCCGGCAAGGCGACCCCTCGATCCATAGAAGCTTATAAAAGGCTTCTCAAGCCCCTCGAAGGAGCACCACCtcttaaaagaagaaaacaagCGGgagaacaataa